A section of the Camelus dromedarius isolate mCamDro1 chromosome 14, mCamDro1.pat, whole genome shotgun sequence genome encodes:
- the NT5C1A gene encoding cytosolic 5'-nucleotidase 1A isoform X1: MEPEEPRETREARPGAESAAAPRWEEAKTFYDNLAPKKKPKSPKPQNAVTIAVSSRALFRMDEEQRIYTEQGVEEYVRYQLEHENEPFSPGPAFPFVKALEAVNKRLRELYPESEDVFDIVLVTNNHAQVGVRLINSINHYDLFIERFCMTGGNSPICYLKAYHTNLYLSADAEKVQEAIDEGIAAATIFSPSRDVAVSQSQLRVAFDGDAVLFSDESERIVKAHGLDRFFEHEKAHENKPLAQGPLKGFLEALGRLQKKFYSKGLRLECPIRTYLVTARSAASSGARALKTLRSWGLETDEALFLAGAPKGPLLEKIRPHIFFDDQMFHVAGAQEMGTVAAHVPYGVAQTPRRTAPPKQAPSAQ, encoded by the exons ATGGAACCCGAGGAGCCCCGGGAGACCCGAGAGGCCAGGCCGGGGGCAGAGAGCGCCGCGGCCCCGCGCTGGGAGGAAGCCAAGACTTTCTACGACAACCTCGCGCCCAAGAAGAAACCCAAATCG CCCAAGCCTCAGAATGCGGTCACCATTGCCGTGTCCTCCCGAGCCTTGTTCCGCATGGACGAGGAGCAGCGGATCTACACGGAGCAGGGCGTGGAGGAGTACGTGCGCTACCAGCTGGAACATGAGAACGAGCCCTTCAGCCCCGGGCCGGCCTTCCCCTTCGTGAAG GCTCTGGAGGCTGTGAACAAGCGGCTGCGGGAGCTGTACCCCGAGAGTGAGGATGTCTTTGACATCGTCCTTGTGACCAACAACCACGCTCAAGTGGGGGTCCGTCTCATCAACAGCATCAACCACTACG ACCTGTTCATTGAAAGGTTCTGCATGACAGGCGGGAACAGCCCCATCTGCTACCTCAAGGCCTACCACACCAACCTCTACTTGTCGGCTGATGCAGAAAAAGTACAGGAAGCCATTGATGAAG ggatcGCAGCCGCCACCATCTTCAGCCCCAGCAGGGACGTGGCTGTATCCCAGAGTCAGCTGCGGGTGGCCTTCGACGGAGATGCTGTGCTCTTCTCGGATGAGTCGGAGCGCATCGTGAAGGCCCACGGGCTGGACAGGTTCTTTGAGCATGAGAAAGCCCACGAGAATAAACCTTTGGCCCAG GGCCCCTTAAAGGGTTTTCTGGAAGCACTGGGTAGGCTGCAGAAGAAGTTCTACTCCAAAGGCCTGCGGCTGGAGTGTCCCATCCGCACCTACTTGGTGACGGCTCGCAGTGCAGCCAGTTCTGGGGCCCGGGCTCTCAAGACCCTGCGCAGCTGGGGCCTGGAGACGGATGAGGCCCTGTTCCTGGCGGGAGCACCCAAGGGCCCCCTCCTGGAGAAGATCCGCCcacatatcttctttgatgaCCAGATGTTCCATGTGGCTGGGGCTCAGGAGATGGGCACAGTGGCTGCCCACGTGCCTTACGGCGTGGCACAGACACCCCGGCGGACTGCACCTCCAAAGCAAGCCCCATCTGCCCAGTAA
- the NT5C1A gene encoding cytosolic 5'-nucleotidase 1A isoform X2, whose amino-acid sequence MDEEQRIYTEQGVEEYVRYQLEHENEPFSPGPAFPFVKALEAVNKRLRELYPESEDVFDIVLVTNNHAQVGVRLINSINHYDLFIERFCMTGGNSPICYLKAYHTNLYLSADAEKVQEAIDEGIAAATIFSPSRDVAVSQSQLRVAFDGDAVLFSDESERIVKAHGLDRFFEHEKAHENKPLAQGPLKGFLEALGRLQKKFYSKGLRLECPIRTYLVTARSAASSGARALKTLRSWGLETDEALFLAGAPKGPLLEKIRPHIFFDDQMFHVAGAQEMGTVAAHVPYGVAQTPRRTAPPKQAPSAQ is encoded by the exons ATGGACGAGGAGCAGCGGATCTACACGGAGCAGGGCGTGGAGGAGTACGTGCGCTACCAGCTGGAACATGAGAACGAGCCCTTCAGCCCCGGGCCGGCCTTCCCCTTCGTGAAG GCTCTGGAGGCTGTGAACAAGCGGCTGCGGGAGCTGTACCCCGAGAGTGAGGATGTCTTTGACATCGTCCTTGTGACCAACAACCACGCTCAAGTGGGGGTCCGTCTCATCAACAGCATCAACCACTACG ACCTGTTCATTGAAAGGTTCTGCATGACAGGCGGGAACAGCCCCATCTGCTACCTCAAGGCCTACCACACCAACCTCTACTTGTCGGCTGATGCAGAAAAAGTACAGGAAGCCATTGATGAAG ggatcGCAGCCGCCACCATCTTCAGCCCCAGCAGGGACGTGGCTGTATCCCAGAGTCAGCTGCGGGTGGCCTTCGACGGAGATGCTGTGCTCTTCTCGGATGAGTCGGAGCGCATCGTGAAGGCCCACGGGCTGGACAGGTTCTTTGAGCATGAGAAAGCCCACGAGAATAAACCTTTGGCCCAG GGCCCCTTAAAGGGTTTTCTGGAAGCACTGGGTAGGCTGCAGAAGAAGTTCTACTCCAAAGGCCTGCGGCTGGAGTGTCCCATCCGCACCTACTTGGTGACGGCTCGCAGTGCAGCCAGTTCTGGGGCCCGGGCTCTCAAGACCCTGCGCAGCTGGGGCCTGGAGACGGATGAGGCCCTGTTCCTGGCGGGAGCACCCAAGGGCCCCCTCCTGGAGAAGATCCGCCcacatatcttctttgatgaCCAGATGTTCCATGTGGCTGGGGCTCAGGAGATGGGCACAGTGGCTGCCCACGTGCCTTACGGCGTGGCACAGACACCCCGGCGGACTGCACCTCCAAAGCAAGCCCCATCTGCCCAGTAA